One stretch of Corynebacterium callunae DSM 20147 DNA includes these proteins:
- a CDS encoding universal stress protein, with amino-acid sequence MLIAFDGSQESRRALEYAAALLRPKNVEILTAWEPLHHQAARAVTLTTLGDAAADPAQAAALEICQQGVALAESLGLNPRAHLVESATAIWSAIVDAADELRPDVIVTGTRAISGWKSLWQSSTADNVLHNAGIPVFVVPPAHEESAD; translated from the coding sequence ATGCTTATTGCTTTTGATGGCTCGCAGGAATCCCGGCGCGCGCTGGAATATGCAGCAGCTTTATTGCGTCCCAAAAATGTAGAAATTCTTACTGCTTGGGAACCTTTGCACCACCAGGCAGCGCGCGCGGTGACACTAACAACCTTGGGTGATGCTGCAGCAGACCCAGCCCAGGCAGCTGCTTTGGAGATTTGCCAGCAGGGTGTGGCCCTGGCGGAATCCTTAGGGCTCAACCCGCGGGCACATTTGGTGGAGTCTGCCACTGCAATTTGGAGCGCGATTGTGGATGCAGCCGATGAGTTACGTCCCGACGTTATTGTTACAGGCACCCGTGCTATTTCCGGATGGAAGTCACTGTGGCAGTCTTCTACGGCAGATAATGTGCTGCACAATGCGGGTATTCCGGTTTTTGTAGTGCCTCCTGCGCACGAAGAATCCGCAGATTAA
- a CDS encoding glycosyltransferase family 4 protein produces the protein MKILLLCWRDTTHPQGGGSERYLERVGEYLASQGHEVIFRTAGHTDAPRRSFRDGVRYSRSGEKFSVYPKAWAAMTLGRLGIGTFAKVDVVVDTQNGIPFFGRFFSGKPTILLTHHCHREQWPVVGPVLARVGWFLESKVAPRAYKNAPYVTVSAPSAEELSNLGVEPERIHIIRNGLDLVPAHLPRLDRDGVHLITLSRLVPHKQIEHAMDVVAALDGVVLDVVGSGWWQEELVAYARELGVSDRVVFHGQVAEDHKHALLERATIHLMPSRKEGWGLAVTEAAQHSVPTIGYRSSGGLRDSIDDDHTGILVDSKAQLIAITKKLLLDAPLRAQLGSAAAQRASTYSWDTAGAQFEQLLLDLGKGSAWAEK, from the coding sequence ATGAAGATCCTTTTGTTGTGCTGGCGCGATACCACTCATCCCCAAGGTGGCGGTAGTGAACGCTACCTGGAACGAGTGGGGGAATATCTGGCTTCCCAAGGCCATGAGGTTATTTTCCGCACGGCAGGACATACCGATGCCCCGCGGCGTTCCTTCCGCGATGGTGTGCGCTATTCGCGCAGCGGGGAGAAATTCAGCGTTTATCCCAAGGCTTGGGCTGCCATGACTTTAGGCAGGTTGGGTATCGGCACCTTTGCCAAGGTTGATGTGGTGGTAGATACCCAAAATGGCATTCCTTTTTTTGGCAGGTTTTTCTCCGGCAAGCCCACCATTTTGCTTACCCATCACTGTCACCGCGAGCAGTGGCCAGTGGTCGGCCCGGTCCTGGCGCGCGTGGGTTGGTTTTTGGAATCTAAAGTTGCACCCCGCGCCTATAAAAATGCACCTTATGTCACGGTTTCCGCGCCTAGTGCAGAGGAACTGAGCAATCTTGGTGTGGAGCCAGAGCGCATTCACATTATCCGCAATGGCCTGGATCTGGTGCCAGCTCATCTGCCTCGCCTGGACCGTGATGGCGTGCATTTGATTACGCTCTCGCGCTTGGTGCCCCATAAGCAGATTGAACATGCCATGGATGTGGTGGCAGCCCTTGATGGCGTGGTGCTCGATGTGGTGGGCAGTGGCTGGTGGCAGGAAGAATTGGTGGCCTATGCCCGCGAGCTCGGTGTGAGCGATCGGGTGGTGTTCCACGGTCAGGTGGCTGAGGATCATAAACATGCCCTCCTCGAGCGCGCCACCATCCATCTCATGCCCTCCCGCAAAGAAGGCTGGGGTTTGGCCGTCACCGAAGCCGCCCAACACAGCGTGCCCACCATCGGTTATCGCAGCTCCGGCGGCCTGCGCGATTCCATCGACGACGACCACACCGGAATCCTTGTTGATTCCAAGGCACAGTTGATTGCCATCACTAAAAAGCTGCTTCTCGACGCGCCCCTGCGTGCCCAACTAGGCAGCGCCGCGGCTCAGCGCGCCAGCACCTATAGCTGGGACACCGCTGGTGCTCAATTTGAGCAGCTACTCCTTGACCTTGGAAAAGGATCTGCGTGGGCGGAAAAATAA
- a CDS encoding glycoside hydrolase family 3 N-terminal domain-containing protein, translated as MSAALLSATLLLSACSEEVAEPSLSTTTAAPTAPSSTTPTPEPTVEDLVRAQIPAEQRAQVASLMMVGVSNYDQALEALNQGVGGIFIGSWTDETLLTEEGRNIAALRAAVGRDFSVSIDFEGGRVQRATNILGDFPSPRVMAQTMTPEQVEDLAEILGTGLAAHGVTVNFAPVVDVDAWGLPIVGDRSFSNDPAVAATYATAFAKGLSKVGITPVFKHFPGHGRASGDSHLQDVVTPSLEELKTYDLIPYGKALAETDGAVMVGHMIVPGLGEEGVPSTINPATYQLLRSGDYPGGTPYDGVIYTDDLSGMNAISANYAPADAVLAALKAGADQALWIDYSSLTAAIDRVDSAVNSREYPREQMLASAYRVQLLHVTGQQKE; from the coding sequence ATGTCCGCAGCACTCCTATCAGCGACATTGCTATTATCGGCATGCTCTGAGGAAGTTGCAGAACCAAGCTTGTCGACGACTACCGCCGCGCCTACCGCACCGAGCTCGACAACCCCCACCCCGGAACCAACGGTGGAGGATTTGGTGCGTGCGCAAATCCCAGCCGAGCAGCGTGCCCAGGTGGCATCCCTGATGATGGTGGGCGTTTCCAATTATGACCAAGCTTTGGAAGCCCTCAACCAAGGTGTGGGTGGAATTTTTATTGGTTCCTGGACCGATGAAACCTTGTTGACAGAAGAAGGCCGAAATATCGCAGCATTGCGTGCTGCAGTTGGCCGTGATTTCTCCGTAAGCATTGACTTTGAAGGCGGCCGAGTACAAAGAGCCACCAACATCTTGGGAGATTTCCCTTCCCCCCGCGTAATGGCCCAGACCATGACACCTGAGCAGGTAGAAGACCTGGCTGAGATCCTGGGTACCGGCTTGGCAGCTCATGGCGTGACCGTTAACTTCGCGCCAGTTGTTGATGTGGATGCCTGGGGTTTACCTATCGTGGGTGACCGCTCATTTTCCAACGACCCAGCCGTTGCCGCTACCTATGCCACTGCCTTTGCCAAGGGATTGAGCAAGGTTGGAATTACCCCGGTATTTAAACACTTCCCAGGCCACGGCCGTGCCAGTGGAGATTCTCACCTGCAGGACGTAGTAACGCCCTCCTTGGAGGAACTAAAAACCTATGACCTCATTCCTTATGGAAAGGCACTTGCGGAAACCGATGGTGCCGTCATGGTTGGTCATATGATCGTGCCTGGTTTGGGTGAGGAGGGAGTTCCTTCCACTATCAACCCCGCTACCTACCAATTGCTGCGCAGTGGCGATTATCCTGGCGGTACCCCCTACGATGGGGTGATTTATACCGATGATCTTTCTGGCATGAATGCAATTTCTGCCAATTATGCTCCGGCCGATGCTGTACTTGCTGCGCTTAAAGCGGGTGCTGACCAGGCATTATGGATTGATTATAGTTCCCTCACTGCAGCAATTGATCGGGTTGATAGTGCGGTAAATAGTCGAGAATATCCGCGCGAACAGATGCTGGCCTCTGCTTATCGGGTGCAATTGCTGCACGTCACAGGTCAACAGAAAGAGTGA
- a CDS encoding alpha-(1->3)-arabinofuranosyltransferase domain-containing protein, with translation MWIVLGFLAFLQPLGQVAADTKLDLMLNPAGFLSGALHAWTDTFTMGQLQNQAYGYLFPQGLFFLLTDFLPDWIAQRLWWWLLLGIGFSGFLKLVTQLRIGTPAFRIIAALLFALSPRTLTTLTAISSEAWPIMVAPWVCLPLLRLSLDLPAFALSLFPAACMGAVNATATMAALLPATLILLYRLLPHPKQWWQLPVWGLAIVAVNSWWVGPLIVLGRYAPPFTEFIESASVTTAWLNPIEILRGTTSWTTFVDTERQAGYLLVNDALFVMLSVLVAAAGLAGLALLKPRGLWVFMLSIGLLILGSAHLPAVQSFLDGAGAPLRNIHKFDLLVRLPLMVGVAALGSYLPLRLLTRPPSHPTTPQPGQKRQAAAVLVVLIALGAIAPAWSGRLLPQGTWDEVPAYWYEATEFINNNATNTRTLIWPSSSFARQDWGWTRDEPAQPLLEVPWAVRDAIPLVPPEAIRGLDGLESLAESSAQSLPAESLKRLGIGVVLVRHDLSTNSSPKVKIEGEKHTFGEVDVYVINPKQDMMLADSTDVPTVAGGGEILALLDSINGYSPHTLTSANADIVSDTPQLVGTNYGDGKSSAALASLAETEVKNRIVDYPSAGPRTQVVTEGSIVASSSGSDATSWGGAIPDRSINSLVDGRFNTAWFPTPGDSKPWLEVRGSGTTLSISPRDNVTVTITSGDSVMVRELKKGQSTTLKLAAPEARLEFDHFVGISELQMDGLSRTITVPDTSPEVQQFIFQRLTVPTAYLDRAFTVPRYMEVTLAAQSCRNIELDGQRVDCGPLNLSAGTHMLRTQSEWVTFTATTPRTAVEPLTNIQAAPTDRLLLTTRAFNSGSQALLDETPLQAVEIDAGAQAFVIPAGLSGELNFGFAGEKPYRFSLFGGMELTLLVLAAAAWICSRRKVSAEPWQDNSNAPWSALFLIPMLGWWIIPAAASWLILRFTLIPRWALAAVPVGICGLWLAQAPWPDASYPGDSPALTLLAGIGVLALFAPTVAPAAPPKHNLPQPPESSTTP, from the coding sequence ATGTGGATTGTGCTGGGCTTTTTGGCATTTTTACAACCTCTGGGCCAGGTGGCAGCCGATACCAAATTGGATCTTATGCTCAACCCTGCTGGGTTTTTGAGCGGTGCGCTGCATGCTTGGACTGATACTTTCACGATGGGCCAATTACAAAACCAGGCCTATGGTTATCTTTTCCCGCAGGGTCTATTTTTCCTGCTCACAGACTTCCTTCCGGATTGGATTGCCCAACGCCTATGGTGGTGGCTGCTTTTGGGCATCGGTTTTTCCGGCTTCCTGAAGCTAGTAACTCAGCTTCGGATAGGTACTCCCGCTTTTCGAATAATCGCAGCGCTGCTCTTTGCGCTTTCCCCGCGTACGTTGACCACTCTGACTGCTATTTCCTCCGAGGCCTGGCCAATTATGGTGGCGCCATGGGTGTGTTTGCCGCTGCTCCGCTTAAGCCTTGATCTCCCTGCTTTTGCGCTTTCTCTTTTCCCTGCAGCCTGCATGGGTGCGGTTAATGCCACCGCCACCATGGCAGCGCTCCTACCAGCTACGTTGATCCTCTTGTACCGGCTTCTCCCCCACCCTAAACAGTGGTGGCAGCTGCCTGTCTGGGGGCTGGCGATTGTGGCGGTTAATTCCTGGTGGGTGGGCCCGCTGATTGTGCTGGGCCGTTATGCCCCGCCTTTTACGGAGTTTATTGAAAGTGCCTCAGTAACCACTGCCTGGCTTAATCCGATTGAGATTTTGCGCGGTACCACCAGCTGGACAACCTTTGTAGATACCGAGCGCCAAGCTGGATATTTGCTGGTTAATGATGCTCTCTTTGTCATGCTTAGCGTGTTGGTGGCAGCAGCTGGACTGGCGGGTTTGGCGTTGCTGAAACCGCGTGGCCTGTGGGTTTTTATGCTCAGCATCGGCCTGCTCATTTTGGGCAGTGCCCATTTGCCCGCCGTGCAATCCTTCCTCGATGGCGCCGGCGCTCCGCTACGCAATATCCACAAATTTGACCTGTTGGTGCGCCTGCCGTTGATGGTTGGCGTTGCGGCGCTCGGCTCTTACCTCCCCCTACGCTTGTTGACGCGGCCTCCCAGCCACCCCACCACCCCACAGCCGGGGCAAAAGCGGCAGGCAGCTGCCGTATTAGTGGTGTTAATAGCGCTCGGTGCTATTGCTCCGGCGTGGTCAGGCCGCTTACTCCCGCAGGGCACCTGGGATGAAGTTCCCGCATATTGGTATGAGGCTACAGAGTTTATTAATAACAACGCCACCAATACCCGCACTCTCATTTGGCCAAGTTCTTCTTTTGCCCGCCAAGATTGGGGATGGACCCGCGATGAACCTGCCCAACCACTTTTAGAAGTGCCGTGGGCTGTGCGTGATGCCATCCCATTGGTGCCACCAGAAGCTATCCGTGGTTTGGACGGCTTGGAAAGCTTGGCGGAAAGCTCTGCGCAAAGTCTGCCTGCGGAATCCCTCAAACGCCTCGGAATTGGTGTGGTGTTGGTGCGCCATGATCTAAGTACAAACTCCTCCCCCAAGGTGAAAATTGAGGGCGAAAAACACACCTTCGGCGAGGTAGATGTCTACGTGATTAATCCCAAGCAGGATATGATGCTTGCCGATTCCACCGACGTTCCCACCGTAGCTGGTGGTGGCGAAATCCTCGCGCTCCTAGATTCCATTAATGGCTATTCCCCGCATACTCTAACCAGCGCTAATGCCGATATCGTCAGCGATACTCCACAACTGGTGGGCACTAACTATGGCGATGGAAAAAGCTCTGCAGCGCTAGCCAGCCTCGCGGAAACCGAGGTGAAAAACCGCATTGTGGATTACCCATCTGCAGGTCCCCGCACCCAAGTTGTCACCGAAGGCTCCATCGTGGCTTCCTCTTCTGGTTCCGATGCCACTTCTTGGGGCGGTGCGATTCCAGATCGTTCCATTAACTCCCTGGTAGATGGCCGTTTTAATACTGCTTGGTTCCCCACCCCAGGCGATAGCAAACCCTGGTTGGAAGTCCGTGGATCTGGTACAACTCTCAGTATTTCTCCCCGCGATAATGTCACCGTCACCATTACCTCGGGCGATTCCGTGATGGTGCGTGAACTCAAAAAAGGCCAAAGCACCACCCTAAAACTCGCAGCTCCTGAAGCTCGCCTGGAGTTTGATCATTTTGTGGGCATCTCTGAATTGCAGATGGATGGGCTTTCCCGCACCATCACGGTGCCCGATACTTCCCCTGAGGTGCAGCAATTTATTTTCCAACGCCTGACTGTGCCCACCGCCTACCTGGACCGTGCTTTCACCGTACCCCGCTATATGGAGGTCACCCTCGCAGCGCAATCCTGCCGCAATATCGAACTTGATGGTCAACGTGTCGATTGCGGTCCACTTAATTTAAGCGCAGGCACCCACATGCTGCGCACCCAATCCGAGTGGGTCACCTTCACCGCCACCACTCCACGTACCGCGGTAGAACCCCTCACCAACATCCAGGCAGCACCCACCGACCGTCTGTTGCTGACCACGCGTGCTTTTAATTCCGGTTCCCAAGCGCTTCTCGACGAAACCCCTTTGCAGGCGGTGGAAATTGATGCAGGCGCCCAAGCTTTTGTTATTCCAGCAGGTTTAAGCGGTGAACTAAATTTTGGATTTGCTGGCGAAAAACCCTATCGCTTTAGTCTTTTTGGCGGCATGGAATTAACACTGCTGGTGTTGGCAGCTGCGGCCTGGATATGTAGTCGCCGCAAAGTTTCAGCTGAGCCTTGGCAGGACAATTCAAATGCACCTTGGTCTGCTCTGTTCTTGATTCCAATGCTGGGTTGGTGGATTATTCCGGCAGCAGCCAGCTGGCTAATTTTGCGATTTACCCTGATTCCGCGCTGGGCGCTCGCGGCAGTGCCCGTAGGAATTTGTGGACTGTGGCTAGCCCAAGCACCTTGGCCCGACGCTAGTTATCCAGGAGATTCTCCTGCTTTGACGCTCTTGGCTGGGATTGGCGTTTTAGCACTTTTTGCACCCACTGTTGCACCGGCTGCTCCACCAAAACATAACTTGCCGCAGCCACCGGAATCGTCAACAACACCGTAG
- a CDS encoding class I SAM-dependent methyltransferase, producing MIPAHTRRLATLRRALGLLSDFRFEQTRPDIFYGNLAQDTATLIDAISHDITGHSLAGKVVVDVGGGPGYFASAFRARKAQYFSVEPDVGEMAAAGIKVRGSVRGSGLDLPLLDNSCDIIYSSNVAEHLADPWRMGDEMLRVTKPGGIAILSYTIWLGPFGGHETGIWQHYVGGEFALKRYLRKHGHLPKNVFGQSLFDVSCAAGLNWAKQATDAQLVLAFPRYHPTWAWFLVRVPVLREFLVSNLVLVLRKGE from the coding sequence TTGATCCCTGCGCACACCCGCCGCTTGGCCACCCTGCGCCGCGCGCTGGGTTTACTCAGCGATTTCCGCTTTGAGCAAACCCGCCCCGATATCTTCTACGGCAACTTAGCCCAAGACACTGCCACGCTTATCGACGCCATCAGCCACGACATCACCGGCCACTCACTGGCCGGCAAGGTTGTTGTTGATGTGGGCGGTGGACCTGGCTATTTCGCCTCAGCTTTCCGCGCGCGCAAAGCGCAGTATTTTAGTGTGGAACCAGACGTTGGCGAGATGGCAGCAGCTGGCATTAAGGTGCGTGGCTCGGTCCGCGGATCCGGCCTTGACCTGCCACTTTTAGATAACTCCTGCGATATCATCTATTCCTCCAACGTGGCAGAACATCTAGCTGATCCCTGGCGCATGGGCGATGAAATGCTGCGTGTCACCAAACCAGGTGGCATTGCGATTTTGAGCTATACCATCTGGCTAGGCCCTTTTGGTGGCCATGAAACAGGCATCTGGCAGCACTATGTGGGTGGCGAATTCGCGCTTAAGCGCTACCTTCGCAAACATGGTCACCTGCCGAAGAATGTTTTTGGCCAATCTCTTTTTGATGTCTCCTGCGCTGCGGGTTTGAACTGGGCAAAACAAGCTACAGATGCTCAGTTGGTACTTGCTTTTCCGCGTTATCACCCCACATGGGCTTGGTTTTTAGTCCGGGTACCGGTTTTGCGTGAATTCTTGGTGAGCAACCTGGTGTTGGTGCTGCGCAAAGGTGAGTGA
- a CDS encoding DUF2613 domain-containing protein — protein sequence MAYETDSLNRRTLGPAIASAVVGIAVGVVAVLGVSAISGQDTVPTGNAVTADSALLGGPEYGSREAN from the coding sequence ATGGCATATGAAACAGATTCCCTCAACCGGCGAACCCTCGGCCCTGCTATCGCCAGCGCCGTTGTGGGTATTGCTGTCGGTGTTGTCGCGGTCCTTGGAGTTTCAGCGATCTCCGGACAAGATACAGTGCCCACGGGTAATGCAGTAACCGCCGATAGTGCATTGCTTGGTGGCCCGGAGTATGGCTCACGCGAAGCAAACTAG
- a CDS encoding porin PorA family protein, with protein sequence MKRSAVILMTTGVLFLIFALIVPPFMVGQARTLPKDLDLTIVSESPQGLTRTEHIVTAKTEKIDEIATHVEITITDQAGEVVSDITDDLTLIGHSRFPAIEPTASIVGSPADHSNEVREGLHYFFPANTLRNSYPYYDITLGYAEPLDYVSRDGDIYSFYQDLRYIPLDDNRNYSAERTLEVEKNSGFIVNKHEVLTIHDVSGDQTVEFSYTDDTRTDLQERAADIDQKIELAKALDFFIKFIGSVLLALGAYKTGIFKRGQLTKTVQNLGR encoded by the coding sequence ATGAAAAGATCAGCCGTGATATTAATGACCACCGGCGTGCTGTTTCTCATTTTCGCTCTCATCGTGCCTCCCTTCATGGTTGGACAGGCAAGAACCTTGCCCAAAGACTTGGACTTAACCATTGTGAGTGAAAGCCCACAGGGGCTAACTCGCACTGAACATATTGTGACGGCCAAAACTGAGAAAATTGATGAGATCGCCACGCATGTGGAGATCACCATTACAGATCAGGCCGGCGAGGTTGTCTCTGATATCACCGATGATCTCACGCTCATTGGGCATTCCCGTTTCCCCGCAATTGAGCCAACTGCCTCAATTGTTGGTTCCCCGGCAGACCACAGCAATGAAGTCCGCGAAGGACTGCACTATTTCTTCCCGGCTAATACCTTGCGCAATTCTTATCCTTACTATGACATCACCTTAGGTTATGCGGAACCGCTGGATTATGTCTCCCGAGATGGCGATATTTATAGCTTCTACCAGGATCTTCGTTATATCCCCTTAGATGACAATCGCAATTATTCCGCGGAACGCACCCTGGAAGTTGAAAAGAACTCTGGGTTTATTGTTAATAAGCATGAGGTCTTAACCATCCACGATGTCAGTGGAGATCAAACAGTGGAATTTAGTTATACCGATGATACTCGCACTGATCTGCAAGAACGTGCAGCTGACATTGATCAAAAGATTGAATTAGCCAAGGCTTTGGATTTCTTTATCAAGTTTATTGGCTCAGTATTGCTGGCCCTCGGTGCTTATAAGACTGGAATTTTTAAACGCGGTCAGTTGACCAAGACTGTGCAAAACCTCGGGCGCTAA